From a single Silene latifolia isolate original U9 population chromosome 6, ASM4854445v1, whole genome shotgun sequence genomic region:
- the LOC141588174 gene encoding protein FAR-RED IMPAIRED RESPONSE 1-like encodes MDFDLNVPWEEQNNESSSDVVIIDDDVSNDVANPDDIDDGPAIVEGGWVEKVGNMLNTGGNGDSLEVNTPTRGMSFVNGDEFAAFAYLYAYKNAFQLFCRCTELVKMYQERGVKRNGMGKKQPRFYMMKRIRLCCTMGVNPNKQNGFKDIANFEKCKFTIEASLQNDFIVIGACSLEHNHVLKRENTRHMVSYQMFDEYFKKRALLNDAAGISIANNFQILVREAGGHENLKINKRDIRNFLNQERKRSRINGDAAALEARFIQLKEVDPDFYYAIQTDFEGKLLNVFLMTDVVEEWQRHLVMYKMPFTSFVGVNHHGSSVVLAAALISHEDAESFTWVFRRWLDCMGRAPSVILTDQCKGIGKVVKDVFTNTHHRLCLWHIMVNATKNLGSFVRYQEIIVDLWKIIDDSADSDDFEEAWHHFVAKYGMSSTQRSEQTNRFFKNYVNVETTLFKFFDSYQNALRSKVEEELMLNFACHERPSPYNKTIIAEEVFQRAYTSNIFSLVKDEVNGLIHTNAESHLNIENFSSFNVTDEVTTPFLKRREKKYNVTANLDFSEFNCTCKLFEFKGILCRHIIRVLQLKKVQFIPDKYILNRWRKDLVRGYEHLPVGYYNPGESERLKRSLAVTMKNDYIYRLALHDDETYALYEAESAKVITALEAHVGIEVLNEMGAGSDVTKVWGRKRLQPKENNLRHMVRNAPPPTEGALRDPIDKRGAGRGSRPRQKKEQI; translated from the exons ATGGATTTTGATTTGAATGTTCCTTGGGAAGAACAAAACAATGAATCAAGTAGTGATGTCGTTATTATCGATGATGATGTTAGTAACGATGTTGCCAACCCAGACGATATTGACGATGGTCCTGCAATTGTTGAAGGAGGATGGGTTGAAAAGGTCGGAAATATGTTAAACACGGGCGGTAATGGCGATTCGTTAGAAGTTAATACTCCAACCAGAGGAATGTCTTTCGTGAATGGTGACGAGTTTGCTGCGTTTGCGTACCTATATGCGTATAAAAACGCCTTTCAACTTTTTTGTAGGTGTACTGAACTAGTGAAGATGTACCAGGAAAGAGGTGTCAAGCGCAATGGTATGGGGAAGAAGCAACCTCGTTTCTATATGATGAAGCGAATAAGATTATGTTGCACAATGGGGGTCAATCCGAACAAACAAAACGGGTTTAAAGACATTGCAAATTTTGAGAAATGCAAATTTACAATAGAAGCATCGTTACAAAACGATTTTATTGTCATCGGTGCGTGTTCGTTGGAACACAATCACGTTTTAAAACGTGAAAATACTCGTCACATGGTAAGTTACCAGATGTTTGACGAATATTTCAAAAAACGGGCCTTATTGAACGACGCTGCCGGTATTTCTATTGCCAATAACTTCCAAATTCTCGTTAGAGAAGCGGGTGGGCATGAAAATTTAAAAATCAACAAGCGTGACATACGGAATTTTCTTAATCAAGAACGAAAACGTAGTAGAATTAACGGGGATGCAGCGGCTTTGGAGGCTAGATTTATACAACTTAAGGAAGTGGATCCAGATTTTTACTACGCCATTCAGACGGATTTTGAAGGCAAGCTATTAAATGTGTTTTTAATGACGGACGTTGTAGAGGAATGGCAAAGGCATTTGGTGAT GTACAAAATGCCCTTTACTTCATTTGTTGGCGTAAATCATCACGGcagtagtgttgtgcttgctgCCGCTTTGATTTCACATGAAGATGCGGAAAGCTTCACTTGGGTGTTTAGGAGATGGTTAGATTGTATGGGTAGAGCTCCATCGGTTATACTCACGGATCAATGCAAGGGAATTGGTAAGGTTGTGAAGGACGTATTTACTAATACTCATCACCGTTTGTGTCTGTGGCACATAATGGTTAACGCAACAAAGAACTTGGGAAGTTTTGTCAGGTATCAAGAAATTATTGTTGACCTTTGGAAAATTATTGACGATAGTGCAGATAGCGATGACTTTGAGGAGGCATGGCATCATTTTGTAGCTAAGTATG GTATGTCATCTACGCAAAGAAGTGAACAGacgaaccgatttttcaagaatTATGTCAATGTTGAAACTACTCTGTTCAAATTCTTTGATAGTTATCAAAATGCACTAAGATCCAAGGTCGAGGAAGAATTAATGTTGAACTTTGCTTGTCACGAAAGACCGTCTCCTTATAATAAGACAATCATAGCCGAGGAAGTCTTCCAAAGGGCTTACACATCTAACATTTTTAGTTTGGTGAAGGATGAGGTAAACGGTCTTATACACACCAACGCTGAGTCTCATTTGAACATTGAGAATTTCTCTTCGTTTAATGTAACGGATGAGGTGACAACACCGTTTTTGAAGCGTCGAGAGAAAAAGTACAATGTTACGGCCAACTTGGACTTCAGTGAGTTTAATTGTACTTGTAAACTTTTCGAGTTTAAAGGTATATTGTGCAGGCATATTATTCGTGTACTACAGCTGAAGAAAGTGCAGTTTATTCCGGACAAGTACATTTTGAATCGATGGCGAAAGGACTTGGTTCGGGGTTATGAGCACCTTCCTGTTGGGTACTACAACCCTGGTGAGTCTGAACGACTAAAGCGATCTCTTGCTGTCACGATGAAGAACGACTACATATATAGGCTGGCATTACATGATGATGAGACGTATGCCTTATATGAGGCCGAATCAGCCAAGGTGATTACGGCATTAGAGGCGCATGTCGGCATTGAGGTACTCAACGAAATGGGAGCAGGCTCCGATGTAACAAAGGTGTGGGGCCGTAAAAGATTACAACCAAAGGAGAACAACCTACGCCACATGGTACGGAACGCACCTCCTCCTACGGAAGGCGCCTTGAGAGACCCCATTGATAAAAGAGGTGCAGGAAGAGGGTCTAGGCCTAGGCAAAAGAAA GAACAAATTTAG